In Polaribacter sp. L3A8, a genomic segment contains:
- a CDS encoding glycoside hydrolase family 43 protein: protein MTSEFVETSFTNPVLKGFYPDPSICKVDSSYYLINSTFAYFPGIPVFKSDDLVNWKQIGNALDRPEQLDLEGLEVSQGVFAPAISYHNGVFYIINTIVGGKNNFIISASNPAGPWSNPTWLPEVEGIDPSMFFDENGKTYVVFNSNPPNNLPEYDGHRTIKIIELDVKNLKTVGEAKIIIDKGAKPEDKPIWIEGPHIYNRNGFYYLMAAEGGTAEDHSEVIFRSKSVLGPYKSYEKNPILTQRNLKDTRKNPITSTGHADIIEDNLGNWWGVFLGCRPYDGDNHFNTGRETFMAPVKWENDWPIFDLEGDVVKDHYQITLEKPFANIPSVNADFIDEFNTGTLAFDWLFLRTPKEKWYSLLNGELTIKTRSETTSGTSNPSFIGYRQKHLFGEVTTNLSFKAVAENEKAGLIAFQNEKHYYYLCKGLKDNKPVVQLLKSSEKGIEEIAFKSIKENDKISFKIEAKGTFYNFYYSINNTDWQVLNKNVDATFLSTKIAGGFVGTIYGMYTTSLGEKSTNKAIYHWFKNKNLN, encoded by the coding sequence ATGACTAGTGAATTCGTAGAAACTTCATTTACAAATCCTGTTTTAAAAGGGTTTTATCCAGACCCAAGTATTTGTAAAGTAGATAGTAGTTATTATCTAATAAACTCAACTTTTGCCTATTTTCCTGGTATTCCTGTTTTTAAAAGTGATGATTTAGTAAACTGGAAACAAATAGGAAATGCTTTAGACAGACCAGAACAATTAGATTTAGAAGGTTTAGAGGTTTCTCAAGGCGTTTTTGCACCTGCAATTTCTTATCATAATGGAGTATTTTATATTATTAACACAATTGTTGGTGGTAAAAATAATTTTATTATTTCTGCTTCTAATCCGGCAGGACCTTGGTCTAACCCAACTTGGTTGCCAGAAGTAGAAGGCATAGATCCTTCTATGTTTTTTGATGAAAACGGAAAAACATATGTGGTTTTTAATAGCAATCCTCCTAATAATTTACCAGAATATGATGGACATAGAACTATTAAAATTATAGAGTTAGATGTTAAGAATCTAAAAACTGTTGGTGAAGCTAAAATAATTATAGATAAAGGGGCAAAACCAGAAGACAAACCCATTTGGATTGAAGGTCCGCATATTTATAACAGAAACGGGTTTTATTATTTAATGGCAGCAGAAGGGGGTACAGCAGAAGATCATTCTGAAGTTATTTTTAGAAGTAAAAGTGTTTTAGGTCCTTATAAAAGCTATGAAAAGAACCCAATTTTAACACAAAGAAATTTAAAGGATACTAGAAAAAATCCAATTACATCTACAGGGCATGCAGATATTATAGAAGACAATTTAGGGAATTGGTGGGGCGTTTTTTTAGGATGTAGACCTTATGATGGTGATAACCATTTTAACACAGGTAGAGAAACTTTTATGGCACCTGTAAAATGGGAAAATGATTGGCCTATTTTTGATTTAGAAGGAGATGTTGTAAAAGACCATTATCAAATAACATTAGAAAAACCATTTGCAAATATACCGTCTGTTAATGCAGACTTTATAGATGAATTTAATACAGGTACTTTAGCTTTCGATTGGCTTTTTTTAAGAACACCAAAAGAAAAATGGTATTCACTTTTAAACGGAGAATTAACTATAAAAACACGTTCAGAAACTACCTCAGGTACATCAAACCCAAGTTTTATAGGGTATAGACAAAAGCATTTATTTGGTGAGGTAACCACAAACTTATCTTTTAAAGCAGTTGCAGAAAATGAAAAAGCGGGTTTAATTGCTTTTCAAAATGAAAAACATTATTACTACTTATGTAAGGGTTTAAAAGATAACAAACCTGTAGTTCAGTTATTAAAATCATCAGAAAAAGGAATAGAAGAAATTGCCTTTAAATCAATAAAAGAGAACGATAAAATATCTTTTAAAATAGAAGCAAAAGGAACATTTTATAATTTTTACTACTCAATAAACAATACAGATTGGCAAGTTCTAAATAAAAATGTTGATGCTACTTTTTTAAGTACAAAAATTGCTGGAGGTTTTGTCGGTACAATTTACGGAATGTACACAACTTCATTGGGAGAAAAAAGTACAAACAAAGCCATTTATCATTGGTTTAAAAATAAGAATTTAAATTAA
- a CDS encoding sugar phosphate isomerase/epimerase family protein: MKSVLYLIIVLNSFVSFAQEKDSLFSQKERLRQYAGQWVSAIDPSTDSVAKFPQIKMSSINNFNNHSLTVDVLQKDSTNQYDQILHEIIGYDRVTDTIFAAGHNAQGAFFTGKGAFSSENHWTMQDKDLNGNKTMKVDFNFQNYTDVILEGFDTNEKSLWKTRYIKQNPKDKNIGIQLVSVHKEMLKKPEQTLIQLGRMGYSYVETFVYKEGGFYGRSPEQFKVMVEKSGMKFLGSMTFFDPEDKNDDAAINTWWNKTIQDHKKAGVEYLSTSNSKLKGIKTIKELKEYSNYYNKVGKLCKENGLKFVYHNHADEFLKVEGVTIYDYFLQNTNPEYVYFQSDVYWMQVGGVNPVHYFKTYPNRFISWHVKDYKELGASGKIDFKDIFNYQEIAGVQYILSEVEEYSFPPLFSVGLAWEYIYYELLK; encoded by the coding sequence ATGAAAAGCGTTCTATATTTAATAATAGTTTTAAATTCATTTGTCAGTTTTGCTCAAGAAAAGGATAGTCTATTCTCTCAAAAAGAGAGACTTAGACAATATGCTGGTCAATGGGTAAGTGCTATTGATCCTAGTACAGATAGTGTAGCAAAATTTCCTCAAATAAAAATGAGTAGCATAAATAATTTTAATAATCATTCGCTCACGGTTGATGTTTTACAAAAAGATAGTACCAATCAATACGATCAAATACTGCATGAAATTATTGGTTATGATAGGGTTACCGATACTATTTTTGCTGCCGGTCATAATGCACAAGGCGCATTTTTTACAGGGAAAGGTGCCTTTTCTTCAGAAAATCATTGGACCATGCAAGACAAAGATCTCAATGGTAATAAAACAATGAAGGTTGATTTTAACTTTCAAAATTATACGGATGTTATATTGGAAGGATTTGACACTAATGAAAAGAGTTTATGGAAAACGAGATATATTAAGCAGAATCCTAAAGACAAAAATATTGGTATTCAATTGGTTTCTGTTCACAAAGAGATGCTAAAAAAACCAGAACAAACCTTAATTCAGTTAGGTAGAATGGGGTATAGCTATGTTGAGACTTTTGTTTATAAAGAAGGTGGCTTTTATGGTCGAAGTCCAGAGCAGTTTAAGGTTATGGTTGAAAAATCTGGCATGAAATTTTTGGGCTCAATGACTTTTTTCGATCCTGAAGATAAAAATGATGATGCTGCAATAAATACGTGGTGGAATAAAACGATACAAGACCATAAAAAAGCAGGTGTTGAATATCTATCGACCTCAAATAGTAAATTAAAAGGTATTAAGACGATTAAAGAACTTAAAGAGTATTCTAATTATTATAATAAAGTTGGAAAACTTTGTAAAGAGAACGGATTGAAGTTTGTGTATCATAATCATGCTGATGAATTTTTAAAGGTAGAAGGCGTAACTATTTATGATTATTTTCTTCAAAACACCAATCCTGAGTATGTCTATTTTCAATCTGATGTATATTGGATGCAGGTGGGCGGTGTAAATCCTGTCCATTATTTTAAAACCTATCCTAACCGATTTATTAGTTGGCATGTAAAAGACTATAAAGAATTAGGTGCAAGTGGTAAAATAGATTTCAAAGATATTTTTAACTATCAAGAAATAGCTGGAGTTCAATATATCTTGTCCGAAGTTGAAGAGTATAGCTTTCCTCCTTTGTTTAGTGTCGGTTTAGCTTGGGAATATATTTATTATGAATTATTAAAATAA
- a CDS encoding endo-1,4-beta-xylanase, with translation MNYSKHFNSVFIFTTIFLLLSCNNGVKKEEVKGLKEYASFPIGTAIKINTLLKDTQLQKLQKSNFNSITSASDMKMNSIMPKEGVYSWKIVDSIVNYAQKNKQRLFGHNLIWHSSTPNWVQEKASKDSLWLGTFMKEYITKYVTRYKGKVAAWDVVNEGLESHGGEVRKTIWYNAIGKDYIAKAFQYAHEADPEAILFYNDFNIERDTLKLNSTLTMIKELQAKGVPISGLGFQMHIRMDTPDEVIANSLKKAVETGLQIHISELDIIFNKHDDTRGGGIQVYEKLTEEMKQAQAKKYKNLVKMYKSIVPKEQQYGITFWDFTDRDSWINGFFNLNDWPTIFDEKLAPKPAYFGFLEGLKEKSK, from the coding sequence ATGAACTACAGTAAACATTTTAATTCAGTATTTATATTTACAACAATTTTTTTATTGCTTTCTTGTAACAATGGTGTAAAAAAAGAAGAGGTGAAAGGGCTAAAAGAGTACGCCAGTTTTCCTATAGGAACTGCGATTAAAATAAATACATTATTAAAAGATACACAACTACAAAAATTACAGAAAAGTAATTTTAACAGCATTACTTCTGCAAGTGATATGAAAATGAATAGTATTATGCCTAAAGAAGGTGTTTATTCATGGAAAATAGTAGATAGCATTGTTAATTATGCACAGAAAAACAAGCAAAGATTATTTGGTCATAATTTAATTTGGCACAGTTCTACACCAAATTGGGTTCAAGAAAAAGCATCCAAAGATAGTTTGTGGTTGGGTACTTTTATGAAAGAATACATTACAAAGTATGTAACAAGATATAAAGGAAAAGTTGCTGCTTGGGATGTAGTTAATGAAGGATTAGAATCTCATGGAGGTGAAGTTAGAAAAACAATTTGGTACAATGCAATTGGTAAAGATTATATAGCAAAAGCATTTCAATATGCGCATGAAGCAGACCCAGAAGCTATTTTGTTTTATAATGATTTTAATATTGAAAGAGATACGTTAAAACTAAACAGTACGCTTACTATGATTAAAGAATTACAAGCAAAAGGAGTGCCTATATCTGGTTTAGGTTTTCAAATGCACATTAGAATGGATACTCCTGATGAGGTAATTGCAAATTCATTAAAAAAAGCTGTAGAAACAGGGTTACAAATTCACATATCTGAGTTAGATATTATTTTTAATAAACACGATGATACTAGAGGTGGCGGTATACAAGTCTATGAAAAACTTACAGAAGAAATGAAACAAGCACAAGCCAAAAAATATAAGAATTTGGTTAAAATGTACAAATCTATTGTACCAAAAGAACAACAATACGGAATTACTTTTTGGGATTTTACAGATAGAGATTCATGGATTAATGGTTTTTTTAATTTAAATGATTGGCCAACTATTTTTGACGAAAAATTAGCACCAAAACCTGCCTATTTTGGTTTTTTAGAAGGATTAAAAGAAAAAAGTAAGTAA
- a CDS encoding endo-1,4-beta-xylanase, with amino-acid sequence MKLKNLFNLLKVLPLFLLIISCGGPNESDDPIIIPVAKVQATFNMSISPSDPNVMLFDNKTVGKGEFMSEWDFGQGNGFVEDLPGIEEIRFDTDGTFTVTLKVTNEAGFTEDSKTVVVNNGTGGICPNGNCTSNSSSALKDATTTFFVGNITRASRINAGGKHTEVLKSDFSSITSEYEMKMNVMYPSQGNYDFSAADVIVNFGFDNAINVHGHALIWHNATPDWVKDFAGSDSEFEAMVKDYITTTVTRYKGKIGSWDVVNEAIEDGSGNPLRNSIFKQKMGDDYIKKCFQWARDADPNVLLFYNDYNMASSPGKRAAMFKIVDSLGDLIDGVGTQMHINYNFPSKSNIQAVADGTVSRGLKLHFAELDVRANPDNDQTSLTAERADEQKAKFKEVVQIYNSIPLDNKYALTVWGLKDNETWLIDFWGHIDWPLMYDDNFNKKKAYDGFLEGLQ; translated from the coding sequence ATGAAGTTAAAAAACCTATTTAATCTATTAAAGGTATTACCGTTATTTCTATTAATCATTTCTTGTGGAGGACCAAATGAAAGTGATGACCCAATAATAATACCAGTAGCAAAAGTTCAGGCAACTTTTAATATGTCAATTTCTCCATCAGATCCAAATGTAATGTTGTTTGATAACAAAACGGTTGGAAAGGGAGAGTTTATGAGTGAATGGGATTTTGGACAAGGAAATGGTTTCGTAGAAGATTTACCAGGAATAGAAGAAATAAGGTTTGATACTGATGGCACCTTTACCGTAACATTAAAGGTTACAAATGAGGCAGGTTTTACAGAAGATAGTAAAACGGTAGTTGTAAACAATGGAACTGGTGGAATATGCCCTAATGGAAATTGTACGTCAAATAGTTCTTCTGCTTTAAAAGATGCTACAACAACATTTTTTGTGGGTAATATTACAAGAGCCTCTAGAATAAACGCTGGCGGTAAACATACAGAGGTTTTAAAAAGTGATTTTTCTAGTATTACATCAGAATACGAAATGAAAATGAATGTAATGTATCCTTCTCAAGGTAATTATGATTTTAGTGCTGCCGATGTTATTGTAAATTTTGGATTTGATAATGCAATTAATGTGCATGGTCATGCACTAATTTGGCACAATGCAACTCCAGATTGGGTAAAAGATTTTGCTGGTTCAGATTCTGAGTTTGAAGCCATGGTAAAAGATTATATAACAACTACTGTTACTAGATATAAAGGTAAAATAGGCTCTTGGGACGTTGTAAATGAAGCAATCGAAGATGGAAGTGGAAACCCTTTAAGAAATTCTATTTTTAAACAAAAAATGGGAGATGATTATATTAAAAAATGTTTTCAATGGGCAAGAGATGCAGACCCAAATGTATTGCTTTTTTATAATGATTATAATATGGCGTCTAGTCCTGGAAAAAGAGCTGCAATGTTTAAAATAGTAGATAGTCTAGGCGATTTAATTGATGGTGTTGGAACTCAAATGCATATTAATTATAATTTTCCATCAAAGTCAAATATTCAGGCAGTTGCAGATGGTACCGTATCCAGAGGATTAAAACTACATTTTGCAGAACTAGATGTTAGAGCAAACCCAGATAATGATCAAACTAGTTTAACGGCTGAAAGAGCCGATGAGCAAAAAGCAAAATTTAAAGAAGTTGTTCAAATTTATAATTCAATTCCATTAGATAATAAATACGCATTAACAGTTTGGGGTTTAAAAGATAATGAAACTTGGTTAATAGATTTTTGGGGTCATATAGATTGGCCACTAATGTATGATGATAATTTCAATAAAAAGAAAGCATATGATGGTTTCTTAGAGGGGTTACAATAA
- a CDS encoding RagB/SusD family nutrient uptake outer membrane protein codes for MKKYKILFLFLTGVFAINSCNTNDLELSDPNQITPETFFANEAQVQSAVNASYANLQPGALYGRLMWFMNDNMSQEAVNGGGMEPNKEVFLDFSFNATNVFIRDYWDACYRGINKANFVIGNASIIDEIPEGELSNATMLKFYAEARFLRAQYYWLLVNKFGNIPLRNGDFTQPEGKPISPKADVIKLIIEDLEYASIHLLPKESEETGRATKGAAQAFLGKVFLYEKRYGDALVSFNKMSGYDLEPNFLDNFLEETEHGIESVWEVEYDLSLGTSNKWGSDGTGKNHATFRGQDYGALDWFGSAPSDDLVNSFEAGDKRLNSTFYFAGDSYDNNTKTFKASDFSVGRGWRKYQNYYKQPSEVQESGINAKVIRYADVLLMMAECENQKPGGSQSVAVGYLNRVRARAGATAGGVFPLLSTTLSKEQVFEAIVHERKVELAGEQVRFDDLIRWDRAATFLAGTGFQVGKNELFPIPLQEISSNVNVTSADQNLGY; via the coding sequence ATGAAAAAATATAAAATTTTATTTCTGTTTCTTACAGGAGTTTTTGCCATAAATTCTTGCAATACAAATGATCTAGAACTATCAGATCCAAACCAGATAACACCAGAAACTTTTTTTGCAAACGAAGCTCAAGTTCAGTCTGCTGTTAATGCGTCTTACGCTAACTTACAACCTGGTGCTTTATATGGTAGATTAATGTGGTTTATGAATGACAATATGTCTCAAGAAGCTGTTAATGGTGGTGGTATGGAACCAAATAAAGAAGTTTTTTTAGACTTTAGCTTTAACGCTACAAATGTGTTTATTAGAGACTATTGGGATGCCTGCTATAGAGGTATCAATAAAGCAAATTTTGTAATTGGTAATGCGTCAATTATTGATGAAATTCCAGAAGGGGAATTAAGTAATGCAACTATGCTAAAATTTTATGCAGAAGCTAGATTTTTACGTGCACAATACTATTGGTTGTTGGTTAATAAGTTTGGTAATATTCCATTAAGAAACGGAGATTTTACACAGCCAGAAGGAAAACCGATTAGTCCAAAAGCAGATGTAATTAAATTAATAATTGAAGATTTAGAATATGCTTCAATTCATTTATTGCCTAAAGAGTCAGAAGAGACAGGTAGAGCCACTAAAGGTGCTGCACAAGCCTTTTTAGGAAAAGTTTTTTTGTATGAAAAAAGATATGGAGATGCTTTAGTTTCATTTAACAAAATGTCGGGTTACGATTTAGAACCAAATTTCTTAGATAACTTTTTAGAAGAAACAGAACATGGTATAGAGTCAGTTTGGGAAGTGGAATATGATTTAAGTTTAGGTACTAGCAATAAATGGGGGAGTGATGGTACTGGTAAAAACCATGCTACTTTTAGAGGACAAGATTATGGAGCCTTAGATTGGTTTGGATCTGCTCCTTCAGATGATTTAGTTAATTCTTTTGAAGCTGGTGATAAGAGATTAAATAGCACATTTTATTTTGCAGGTGATTCTTATGATAACAATACTAAAACCTTTAAGGCAAGTGACTTTTCTGTAGGTAGAGGTTGGAGAAAATACCAAAACTATTATAAGCAACCTAGTGAAGTACAAGAATCTGGAATTAATGCGAAAGTAATTCGTTATGCAGATGTGTTGTTAATGATGGCAGAATGTGAAAATCAAAAACCTGGTGGTTCACAATCTGTTGCTGTTGGTTATTTAAATAGAGTAAGAGCTAGAGCAGGGGCAACAGCAGGAGGGGTGTTTCCATTGTTATCAACTACACTTTCAAAAGAACAAGTTTTTGAAGCTATTGTACATGAAAGAAAAGTAGAATTAGCAGGTGAACAAGTTCGTTTTGATGATCTTATTCGTTGGGACAGAGCTGCAACTTTTTTAGCCGGTACTGGTTTTCAGGTAGGTAAAAATGAATTGTTTCCAATACCACTTCAGGAAATTTCTTCTAACGTTAATGTTACAAGTGCCGACCAAAATCTAGGGTATTAA
- a CDS encoding VCBS repeat-containing protein: MKAYFKHILLLLTIITLWNCTSAEKEINIESTKIFSQLKNTNTNIDFQNILTENDSINYFTYSYIYMGGGVSVGDINNDGLPDLYFTGNQVSNKLYLNKGNLQFEDITDKAGVSGSKEWHTGVTMADVNNDGFLDIYCSVSGKFGSKKNQLFINNKDNTFTEQAQKYGLADEGNSVNATFFDYDNDGDLDVYVANYPPLKFSSPAFVYQMKMKNVKENESDHLYRNDGNTFTNVTDTAGLKSFGLSLSATVGDLNNDGWQDLYVSNDFSSPDYMYINQKDGTFKEVVKKATAHTAFYGMGVDIADFNNDGNLDIFQVDMDAKSNRRQKANMASMNPDLFWSVVDAGFHYQYMQNCFQVNSGVFDNGNPYFSNVSRITGTSSTDWSWGPLMADFDNDGLKDVFITNGTRREVNNRDFFNKLEDANLGKEKSLEMSLQIPSEKIDNFIFKNNGNLNFEKANKKWGIEYKGFSNGAVYADLDNDGDLEIITNNIDDYAAVFENTSAEKSNFLKVNFKGGINNKFGLGNRVYVKTADKTQMQELTLTRGFQSSVAPELHFGLGATSKIEEVKVVWQNGNTQTLNNVEANKNLVFNYDDATKPIIKEEKEQEKLFVTENSVFPKYKHEENKHNDFDTQVLLPHKMSSLGPALAIGDLNNDGLEDYFIGGSKGKTGSLFYQTKTGFTEASTSFLEEDILSEDLGALIFDADADGDNDLYVVSGGYEFDAKSELLQDRLYLNDGKGNFVKAKKGTLPEFISSGSKVYSADFDKDGKEDLLVLGRQTPGQYPLPTTTYLLKNVGSKGNAKFEFFSDDFSKPFKDLGMATSAVITDYNNDNWLDIIVVGEWMPIKVFKNNKNSFVDVSKKLGLDKNTTGWWWSINEGDFDNDGDTDYILGNNGLNYKYQANENESFDIFVNDFDKNKKQDIVLSYYNEGKQYPVRGRSCSSQQIPGIKKKFKNYESFSEATLIDVYTDKALESALHYKVKSFASIYLENKNGKLIVHKLPQEVQISSINEIIVKDFNDDGNLDALIAGNLQMSEVETPRNDASYGVFLQGDGTGAFKAISGKESGFFASGDVKGMGAISKDENKYIIVVRNNEEVSYLKINK; this comes from the coding sequence ATGAAAGCTTATTTTAAACACATTTTATTATTGCTCACAATAATTACTCTTTGGAATTGTACATCAGCTGAAAAAGAAATTAATATAGAATCTACAAAAATTTTTAGTCAGCTAAAAAACACGAATACAAATATCGATTTTCAAAACATTCTTACAGAAAACGATTCTATTAATTATTTCACGTATTCATATATTTATATGGGTGGAGGCGTTTCTGTAGGAGATATCAATAATGATGGTTTACCAGATTTGTATTTTACAGGTAACCAAGTTTCAAATAAATTATATCTAAATAAAGGGAATTTACAATTCGAAGATATTACAGATAAGGCTGGTGTTTCTGGAAGTAAGGAATGGCATACAGGAGTTACAATGGCGGATGTAAATAATGATGGTTTTTTAGATATTTATTGTTCAGTTTCTGGAAAATTTGGATCTAAAAAAAATCAATTATTCATCAATAATAAAGACAATACTTTTACAGAACAAGCACAAAAATATGGTTTGGCTGATGAAGGAAATAGCGTAAATGCCACCTTTTTCGATTATGATAACGATGGAGATTTAGATGTTTATGTGGCAAATTATCCTCCTTTAAAATTTAGTTCGCCAGCATTTGTATATCAAATGAAAATGAAAAACGTAAAAGAAAATGAGTCTGATCATTTGTATAGAAATGATGGAAATACTTTTACAAATGTTACTGACACAGCAGGTTTAAAAAGCTTTGGTTTGTCTTTAAGTGCAACAGTTGGTGATTTAAATAATGATGGATGGCAAGATTTGTATGTTTCAAACGATTTTAGCTCACCAGATTATATGTATATCAATCAAAAAGACGGAACTTTTAAAGAAGTTGTGAAAAAAGCAACTGCACACACTGCTTTCTATGGAATGGGTGTTGATATTGCTGATTTTAATAATGATGGAAATTTAGATATTTTTCAAGTTGATATGGATGCAAAAAGCAACCGTAGACAAAAAGCAAATATGGCAAGTATGAATCCAGATTTATTTTGGAGTGTTGTAGATGCGGGCTTTCATTATCAATATATGCAAAACTGCTTTCAAGTAAATTCGGGAGTTTTTGATAATGGAAATCCATATTTTTCAAATGTTTCACGAATTACAGGTACTTCTTCTACAGATTGGAGTTGGGGTCCATTAATGGCAGATTTTGATAATGATGGCCTTAAAGATGTTTTTATTACAAATGGTACAAGAAGAGAAGTAAATAATAGAGATTTTTTTAATAAACTAGAAGATGCGAATCTTGGTAAAGAAAAATCTTTAGAGATGAGTTTGCAAATTCCATCAGAAAAAATAGATAATTTTATTTTTAAAAATAATGGAAATCTAAATTTTGAAAAAGCCAATAAAAAATGGGGAATAGAATACAAAGGGTTTTCTAATGGAGCAGTTTATGCAGATTTAGATAATGATGGAGATTTAGAAATTATAACCAACAATATAGACGATTATGCAGCTGTTTTTGAGAATACAAGTGCTGAAAAAAGCAATTTCTTAAAGGTGAATTTCAAAGGAGGTATAAATAATAAATTTGGATTAGGAAATCGTGTTTATGTAAAAACTGCTGATAAAACTCAAATGCAAGAGTTAACGTTAACAAGAGGTTTTCAGTCTTCTGTAGCGCCAGAATTGCATTTTGGTTTAGGTGCTACTTCTAAAATAGAAGAAGTAAAAGTTGTTTGGCAAAACGGAAATACACAAACTCTAAATAATGTTGAAGCTAATAAGAATCTTGTTTTTAATTATGACGATGCAACAAAACCCATCATTAAAGAAGAAAAAGAACAAGAAAAATTATTTGTAACAGAGAATTCTGTGTTTCCAAAATACAAACATGAAGAAAATAAACACAACGATTTTGATACTCAGGTTTTATTGCCTCATAAAATGTCTTCATTAGGACCAGCTTTAGCAATTGGAGATTTAAATAATGATGGCTTAGAAGATTATTTTATAGGAGGATCAAAAGGTAAAACAGGCAGTTTATTTTATCAAACGAAAACAGGTTTTACAGAAGCAAGTACTAGCTTTTTAGAAGAAGATATTTTAAGTGAAGATTTAGGCGCTCTAATTTTTGATGCAGATGCAGATGGAGATAATGATTTGTATGTTGTTAGTGGGGGTTATGAGTTTGATGCAAAGTCAGAATTATTACAAGACAGATTATACCTAAATGATGGAAAAGGAAATTTTGTAAAAGCAAAAAAAGGAACTTTACCTGAGTTTATTTCTAGCGGCTCAAAAGTTTATAGTGCAGATTTTGATAAAGATGGTAAAGAAGATTTGTTGGTTTTAGGTCGTCAAACTCCTGGACAATATCCATTACCTACAACAACCTATTTATTAAAAAATGTTGGTTCAAAAGGAAATGCAAAATTTGAGTTTTTTTCTGATGATTTTTCAAAACCTTTTAAAGATTTAGGAATGGCAACTTCAGCTGTTATTACAGATTATAATAATGATAATTGGTTAGATATTATTGTTGTTGGAGAGTGGATGCCAATTAAAGTATTTAAAAATAACAAAAATAGTTTTGTTGATGTTTCTAAAAAATTAGGATTGGATAAAAACACTACTGGTTGGTGGTGGAGCATAAATGAAGGAGATTTTGATAATGATGGCGATACAGATTATATTTTAGGTAATAATGGACTTAATTACAAGTATCAGGCAAATGAAAATGAATCTTTTGACATTTTTGTAAATGATTTTGATAAAAACAAAAAACAAGATATTGTATTAAGTTATTATAATGAAGGTAAACAATACCCTGTAAGAGGTAGATCATGTTCATCACAACAAATACCTGGAATTAAAAAGAAATTTAAAAATTATGAAAGTTTTTCTGAAGCTACTTTAATAGATGTTTATACTGATAAAGCATTAGAGTCTGCTTTACATTATAAAGTTAAATCGTTTGCAAGTATTTATTTAGAAAATAAAAACGGAAAGCTAATTGTACATAAACTTCCTCAAGAAGTACAAATTTCAAGTATTAATGAAATTATTGTTAAAGATTTTAATGACGATGGTAATTTAGATGCTTTAATAGCGGGTAATTTACAGATGTCTGAAGTAGAAACGCCAAGAAACGATGCTAGCTATGGTGTTTTCTTGCAAGGAGATGGTACTGGTGCTTTTAAAGCAATTTCAGGAAAGGAGTCAGGTTTTTTTGCATCAGGAGATGTAAAAGGAATGGGAGCAATTAGTAAAGATGAAAACAAGTATATAATAGTAGTGAGAAATAATGAAGAGGTAAGTTATTTAAAAATCAATAAATAA